In Bryobacteraceae bacterium, the following proteins share a genomic window:
- a CDS encoding septal ring lytic transglycosylase RlpA family protein, with protein MSLKETGASGDTAFVERGGARHEARHGFILSDRGEGNREEADAKRRVNPGVRQAPAAVSICLIATLCAMSCGGRRAKVVTPRIGATERGVASWYGPGYHGKPTASGEIYDMDGWTAAHRRYAFGTHVRVQNLANGKTTKVRINDRGPFVKNRIIDLSRAAAREIDMIGPGTARVRVVVIRP; from the coding sequence ATGTCTTTGAAAGAGACAGGAGCAAGCGGAGACACAGCGTTCGTTGAACGCGGCGGAGCGCGTCACGAAGCCCGGCATGGCTTCATCCTCTCCGATCGCGGCGAAGGGAACCGTGAGGAAGCGGACGCGAAGCGAAGAGTGAACCCCGGTGTCCGGCAGGCGCCGGCGGCCGTGTCGATCTGCCTGATCGCCACTCTATGCGCGATGTCGTGCGGCGGCCGGCGCGCGAAGGTGGTGACGCCTCGCATTGGAGCGACGGAGCGCGGCGTCGCGAGCTGGTATGGACCGGGGTATCACGGCAAGCCGACGGCGAGCGGCGAGATCTACGATATGGACGGATGGACGGCGGCGCATCGACGGTACGCGTTCGGTACCCACGTTCGGGTTCAAAATCTCGCGAATGGCAAGACGACCAAAGTGCGAATCAATGATCGTGGTCCGTTCGTGAAGAACCGCATCATCGATCTGTCCAGGGCGGCGGCGCGCGAGATCGACATGATCGGGCCTGGAACAGCGCGGGTGCGGGTGGTGGTAATCAGACCGTGA